From a region of the Gammaproteobacteria bacterium genome:
- a CDS encoding RluA family pseudouridine synthase, whose product MVSSDEIASPQAGRPTLLEVDERSATRRLDNYLRKILKGVPKSHIYRIIRDGQVRVNSGRVKPDYRLRYKDKVRIPPVRTASRDSVGVLDLSKVDLIQTLYEDQSLLVVNKPPGIAVHGGTGLAGGIIDLLRAERYADSFLELAHRLDKDTSGCLILCKTPDCLRSLHASLRRQKESAHVYKTYHIIVVGEWEGGVHEVKAPLKKTRGNVVNRVVLSSSGSPARTIFQPLRSINGYTLVEVKLMTGRMHQIRVHAASVGYPVAADRKYGNVSHNQNLAQLGIKRQLLHATRIVLQHPETDALLKVEAPFPDDFEQLMPAKPKL is encoded by the coding sequence ATGGTTAGCTCAGATGAAATAGCCAGTCCCCAGGCTGGTCGCCCGACACTCTTGGAGGTCGATGAAAGGTCTGCAACCCGGCGGTTGGACAACTATTTACGCAAAATACTCAAGGGTGTCCCCAAGAGTCACATCTATAGAATCATCAGAGATGGCCAGGTGCGGGTCAATAGCGGAAGAGTCAAACCCGATTATCGGCTCCGGTACAAAGATAAGGTGCGGATTCCCCCAGTTAGAACGGCGAGTCGTGACTCGGTTGGTGTGCTGGATTTGTCAAAGGTCGATCTGATCCAAACACTCTATGAAGATCAATCACTTTTGGTGGTGAACAAGCCCCCTGGAATTGCGGTGCATGGGGGCACAGGTCTTGCCGGTGGTATTATCGATCTACTAAGAGCAGAGCGTTACGCCGACAGCTTTCTTGAGTTAGCCCACCGACTGGATAAAGATACATCGGGCTGTCTGATTCTGTGTAAAACACCAGACTGTCTCAGATCTCTTCATGCCAGCCTGCGCAGACAGAAGGAATCGGCACATGTCTACAAAACCTATCATATTATTGTGGTGGGGGAGTGGGAAGGTGGTGTTCACGAGGTTAAAGCACCTTTAAAGAAAACCCGAGGCAACGTAGTTAATCGAGTCGTACTATCTTCGAGCGGGAGCCCCGCTCGGACGATTTTTCAACCACTTAGAAGCATAAATGGATATACCCTGGTCGAGGTTAAGCTAATGACAGGGCGGATGCACCAGATACGTGTCCATGCAGCATCAGTTGGATATCCGGTTGCGGCTGATCGTAAATATGGCAACGTTTCGCACAACCAGAATTTGGCGCAGTTGGGAATAAAGAGACAACTGCTGCATGCGACTAGAATTGTACTTCAACATCCTGAAACCGATGCTTTGTTAAAAGTAGAGGCCCCATTCCCAGATGACTTTGAACAACTCATGCCGGCGAAGCCAAAGTTGTAA
- a CDS encoding Rne/Rng family ribonuclease produces the protein MKRMLFNATHSEELRVAIVDGQKLLDLDIESAVRTQRKGNIYKSIVTRVEPSLEAAFVDYGADRQGFLPLKEISRSHFENYSPSTPMAQVKIQDVVSVGQEFLVQVEKDERGTKGAALTTFISLAGRYLVLMPNNPKGGGISRQIEGDERTELRDVMAQLTVPTAHSLIARTAGIGKSTEELQWDLDFLLQLWNAIEKASDEKSAPFLVYQESNLIVRAIRDYLRGDIQEIVIDQQDIFERASRFMQQVMPHNMVRLKHYQDTIPLFSRFQIEHQIESAYSRKVTLTSGGSLVIDHTEALVSIDVNSARATKGSDIEETALQTNLEAVDELARQLRIRDLGGLIVIDLIDMTSSYNKKTVEARLHDAVKNDRARIQLGHISRFGLLEMSRQRLRSSISESNYKSCVLCKGTGQIRNVTSSALSLLRILEEEALKENTEAIIAELPIDTATFLMNEKRYEVSQIENRLGTRLVIIPSAHLQGPQLNIRRLRSEDIDEMGYQASHELKSDHTSNDSLEQYSPEQRPPEAAVKLEQLSTKPPPISPAVAKPSKEPSASGFFARIRNLFSKSIALLEEEPDTTEKSKTHSRNRRRNSGQHRGGSNRRSQKSRANADKGSRAPDSDNPRGQNRQARGGSQPNRHRRPRNDRKTTDQGNSQPANPNRSSSTATSQKPSAQQESKTGTDQGNSQPANPNRPSSTATSQKPSAQQESKTGTEG, from the coding sequence ATGAAAAGAATGCTATTTAATGCAACCCACTCAGAAGAGCTCCGGGTAGCGATTGTCGATGGTCAGAAATTGCTTGATCTAGACATCGAATCAGCCGTACGAACACAGCGCAAAGGGAATATCTACAAAAGTATTGTAACTCGCGTAGAGCCTAGCCTAGAAGCTGCCTTCGTAGATTACGGTGCCGACAGGCAAGGGTTTTTGCCCCTGAAAGAAATCTCCCGGTCGCACTTTGAGAACTATTCTCCATCGACACCTATGGCACAAGTCAAAATACAAGATGTTGTGTCTGTCGGTCAAGAATTCCTGGTTCAAGTGGAAAAAGACGAACGTGGTACTAAAGGCGCGGCGTTGACAACTTTTATTAGCCTGGCTGGTCGCTATCTCGTGCTCATGCCCAACAATCCTAAAGGCGGTGGAATTTCACGCCAAATTGAAGGTGATGAACGCACAGAACTCAGAGATGTAATGGCACAGTTGACTGTCCCAACTGCCCATTCGTTGATAGCCAGAACGGCCGGGATAGGCAAATCAACAGAGGAGCTTCAATGGGACCTGGACTTTCTGCTGCAGTTGTGGAATGCGATAGAAAAAGCCAGCGATGAAAAATCTGCTCCCTTTCTCGTTTATCAGGAAAGCAACTTGATCGTCCGAGCGATACGAGACTATCTGCGCGGTGACATCCAGGAAATTGTCATCGATCAGCAGGATATTTTTGAGCGTGCCAGTCGATTTATGCAGCAGGTTATGCCGCACAACATGGTTCGTCTCAAGCACTACCAGGACACCATTCCTCTGTTTTCGAGATTTCAGATAGAGCATCAAATCGAAAGTGCCTATTCTCGAAAAGTAACCCTAACTTCGGGTGGTTCATTAGTTATAGATCACACTGAGGCACTGGTGAGCATCGACGTCAACTCAGCACGCGCGACCAAGGGCTCAGATATTGAGGAGACAGCCCTACAGACTAATCTGGAAGCTGTGGACGAACTCGCCCGTCAGTTGAGAATACGTGATCTTGGTGGATTGATTGTAATCGACCTGATAGATATGACGTCGTCCTATAACAAGAAAACGGTAGAAGCAAGGTTGCATGATGCTGTTAAGAACGATCGCGCAAGGATTCAGCTGGGACATATTTCGCGCTTTGGCTTGCTTGAAATGTCAAGACAGCGCCTCAGATCTTCGATTAGCGAATCAAATTATAAATCCTGTGTGCTGTGCAAAGGTACTGGACAAATCCGAAATGTGACTTCATCGGCATTGAGCCTGCTTCGTATACTCGAGGAAGAAGCGCTAAAGGAAAATACAGAAGCGATCATAGCTGAGCTGCCCATTGATACAGCAACTTTTCTGATGAATGAAAAGCGTTACGAAGTCAGCCAGATCGAGAATAGACTGGGCACCCGTCTCGTTATAATACCTTCAGCACATCTGCAAGGGCCGCAACTGAACATCAGAAGATTGCGTAGTGAGGATATTGATGAGATGGGCTACCAGGCGAGCCACGAGCTTAAATCAGACCATACTTCCAATGACTCTCTGGAACAGTATTCTCCAGAGCAAAGACCACCCGAAGCAGCCGTTAAGCTGGAGCAACTCTCAACCAAGCCGCCCCCTATATCTCCGGCCGTTGCAAAACCATCCAAGGAACCATCCGCCAGTGGATTCTTTGCCAGGATACGCAATCTATTCTCCAAATCGATCGCATTATTGGAAGAAGAACCAGATACAACTGAAAAGTCGAAAACTCACTCTCGCAATCGTCGCCGTAATTCAGGACAGCATCGAGGGGGGTCGAACCGTCGCAGCCAGAAAAGCCGTGCTAATGCTGATAAAGGTTCAAGAGCTCCCGATTCCGATAATCCCAGGGGCCAAAACAGACAGGCCCGGGGCGGCTCACAACCTAATCGCCACCGCAGACCCCGTAATGATCGAAAAACAACGGACCAGGGAAACAGTCAACCCGCCAACCCAAATAGGTCCTCAAGCACTGCGACAAGTCAAAAGCCCAGTGCTCAGCAGGAAAGCAAGACGGGCACGGACCAGGGAAACAGTCAACCCGCCAACCCAAATAGGCCCTCAAGCACTGCGACAAGTCAAAAGCCCAGTGCTCAGCAGGAAAGCAAGACGGGCACGGAGGGCTAA
- the rlmD gene encoding 23S rRNA (uracil(1939)-C(5))-methyltransferase RlmD, which yields MKVIEAEILSLSSDCRGIARQDGKVWFVDFALPTEVVRFRVIKNKNSHGFGVVEEVLKRSPSRTEPHCEYFGICGGCALQHIEASYQNVIKQQVLLDQLERDSGIVPQQVLPPLGGSPWGYRRKARLGVRLVPKKGGVLVGFREKNKNYVTNLDRCLTLDQRISHLLPSLKRLITQLSRPDRIPQVEVAAGDNQIALVFRHLEALSGNDCTLLEEFARSHDACVYLQSGGVGTVKPLYPEEPPMLEYRFSKNGIRVQFSPTDFIQVNSSTNELMVQRAVELLELKPADNVLDLFCGVGNLTLTLASAASSVLGVEGDPGLVQRARSNVRLNKIGNAKVEHFDLYSDSIETWDPGPFNKVLIDPPRSGALNVCKWLVGSLKPERVIYISCNPATLARDLNLLVNEHGYILKRIGLIDMFPQTPHIESIAELELS from the coding sequence GTGAAAGTCATCGAGGCAGAAATACTTTCATTATCCAGTGACTGTCGGGGCATCGCCAGGCAGGACGGCAAGGTCTGGTTTGTAGATTTCGCTCTCCCTACCGAAGTGGTGCGATTTCGCGTGATCAAAAATAAGAACTCTCATGGTTTCGGTGTTGTGGAAGAGGTGCTCAAGAGGAGCCCATCGAGGACCGAACCGCACTGTGAATATTTCGGCATCTGCGGAGGTTGCGCCCTGCAGCACATTGAAGCCAGTTACCAGAACGTCATCAAACAACAAGTATTGCTCGATCAGTTGGAGCGTGATTCGGGGATAGTGCCCCAACAAGTTTTACCGCCGCTTGGGGGATCCCCGTGGGGTTATAGACGCAAAGCTCGCCTTGGTGTCAGACTGGTGCCGAAAAAGGGTGGGGTTTTGGTTGGGTTTCGAGAAAAGAATAAAAACTACGTTACCAATCTGGACAGGTGCCTGACCCTGGATCAGCGTATCTCACATTTATTGCCCTCACTCAAGAGACTGATTACTCAATTAAGCCGCCCCGATCGAATTCCACAAGTTGAGGTTGCGGCGGGGGATAATCAAATTGCGCTGGTCTTCCGACATTTGGAGGCGCTTAGCGGCAATGATTGCACATTGCTGGAAGAATTTGCACGATCACACGATGCTTGTGTCTATCTGCAATCAGGTGGGGTAGGTACTGTAAAACCACTATACCCTGAGGAACCACCAATGCTTGAGTATCGGTTCTCTAAAAACGGCATAAGAGTTCAGTTTTCTCCAACCGATTTTATTCAAGTAAATTCATCAACAAACGAGTTGATGGTTCAGCGGGCTGTCGAATTGCTTGAACTTAAACCGGCGGACAACGTTCTGGACTTGTTCTGTGGTGTCGGAAATTTGACGTTAACGTTAGCCAGTGCGGCCAGTAGTGTACTGGGCGTAGAAGGGGACCCCGGTCTTGTACAAAGAGCACGGTCTAATGTTCGGTTGAACAAGATTGGCAATGCCAAAGTAGAGCACTTTGACCTCTATTCCGATTCCATAGAAACCTGGGACCCGGGCCCATTCAATAAGGTACTGATCGATCCTCCACGCTCCGGTGCTTTAAATGTGTGCAAGTGGCTGGTTGGATCGCTTAAACCCGAACGGGTCATATATATATCTTGTAATCCAGCGACCTTGGCAAGGGATCTTAATCTCCTCGTTAATGAACATGGCTATATACTGAAACGCATCGGGCTCATCGACATGTTTCCTCAGACGCCACATATCGAGAGCATCGCCGAGCTTGAGCTCAGCTAA
- a CDS encoding 3'-5' exonuclease: MFNSPVLVFDVETVPDVVSGRKALELDGIDDQEVVRAMSHRRRQKTGGSDFLALHYHRIVAIAVALKEDDGFRVWSLGSADSTEKELLERFFSGVERYDPILVSWNGSGFDLPVIHYRALYNGAISTRYWETGDTDREFRWNNYVNRYHWRHIDLMDVLSGFQARATAPLDEIAQLLGLPGKMGMSGADVWRQYNAGHIETIRNYCETDVLNTYLIYLRFQYIRGHLTPDSYELEIDRVRSTLVQDGRPHIADFLSEWSLPHDKPSQS, translated from the coding sequence CAGTCCTTGTCTTTGATGTAGAAACAGTACCAGACGTCGTATCTGGAAGGAAGGCGCTGGAGTTAGACGGCATTGATGATCAAGAGGTCGTTCGTGCAATGTCACACCGACGACGACAAAAAACTGGCGGTTCCGATTTTCTGGCTCTTCACTACCATCGTATAGTCGCGATCGCTGTTGCTCTGAAGGAGGATGACGGTTTCCGCGTCTGGAGTTTGGGTAGCGCAGATTCAACTGAAAAAGAGCTGTTGGAGCGGTTTTTCAGTGGTGTTGAGCGATACGATCCAATCCTTGTTTCCTGGAATGGCTCGGGATTCGATCTCCCTGTTATACATTATCGGGCTCTGTATAACGGTGCCATCTCAACACGTTACTGGGAAACCGGCGATACTGACAGGGAATTCAGATGGAATAATTATGTAAACCGTTATCACTGGCGTCATATTGATCTTATGGATGTTCTGTCGGGTTTCCAGGCCAGAGCGACAGCGCCCCTAGACGAGATTGCGCAACTTTTGGGGCTGCCTGGAAAAATGGGCATGAGTGGCGCTGATGTATGGCGTCAATACAACGCGGGCCATATCGAAACGATTCGCAATTATTGTGAGACGGATGTGCTAAATACTTATCTGATCTACCTTCGTTTCCAATACATCCGAGGTCATCTGACACCCGATAGCTATGAGCTGGAAATCGACAGAGTCCGGTCTACTTTGGTTCAGGATGGACGCCCTCACATAGCTGATTTCCTATCGGAATGGAGCCTTCCACACGATAAGCCTTCACAATCGTGA